One stretch of Sylvia atricapilla isolate bSylAtr1 chromosome 4, bSylAtr1.pri, whole genome shotgun sequence DNA includes these proteins:
- the GNPDA2 gene encoding glucosamine-6-phosphate isomerase 2, with protein sequence MRLVILEDYDQASEWAAKYICNRIIQFKPSQGRYFTLGLPTGNTPLGCYKKLIEYHKNGDLSFKYVKTFNMDEYVGLPRNHPESYHSYMWNNFFKHIDIDPNNAHILDGNAPDLQAECDAFEKKIEEAGGIDLFVGGIGPDGHIAFNEPGSSLSSRTRLKTLAMDTILANAKYFDGDLSKVPTMALTVGVGTVMDAREVMILITGAHKAFALYKAIEEGVNHMWTVSAFQQHPRTIFVCDEDATLELRVKTVKYFKGLMHVHNKLVDPLYSMKEN encoded by the exons ATGAGGCTAGTAATTCTTGAAGATTATGATCAGGCTAGTGAATGGGCAGCCAAATACATCTGTAATCGTATTATCCAGTTCAAGCCAAGTCAAGGAAGATATTTCACGCTTGGTCTACCAACAGGCAA TACACCTTTGGGATGCTACAAAAAGCTGATAGAATATCACAAAAATGGAGATCTCTCTTTCAAATATGTAAAGACTTTCAACATGGATGAATATGTAG GACTTCCCAGAAATCATCCAGAGAGCTATCACTCTTATATGTGGAATAACTTCTTTAAGCATATTGACATAGATCCAAATAATGCTCATATCCTTGATGGGAATGCACCAGACTTACAGGCGGAATGTGatgcatttgaaaagaaaattgaagaaGCAGGGGGGATTGATCTGTTTGTTGGAG GCATTGGTCCAGATGGCCACATTGCATTCAATGAACCCGGATCAAGTTTGTCTTCAAGAACAAGATTAAAGACTTTAGCAATGGACACCATTTTGGCAAATGCTAAATACTTTGATGGAGACTTATCCAAAGTACCAACTATGGCACTAACAGTTGGTGTGGGTACAGTCATGGATGCTAGAGAA GTGATGATTCTTATAACAGGTGCACACAAGGCTTTTGCATTGTACAAAGCAATTGAAGAAGGAGTCAATCATATGTGGACagtttctgctttccagcaaCACCCTCGCACTATCTTTGTGTGTGATGAAGATGCTACTTTAGAACTAAGAGTTAAAACTGTGAAGTACTTTAAAG GTTTAATGCATGTGCACAATAAGCTTGTGGACCCACTGTACAGtatgaaagaaaactga